In Prunus dulcis chromosome 2, ALMONDv2, whole genome shotgun sequence, a single genomic region encodes these proteins:
- the LOC117618443 gene encoding protein SHORTAGE IN CHIASMATA 1, with amino-acid sequence MAFSDFTAKDNGRTDEEKDAIKYNVLQFETQELDVFLENAYIYEKEEIQIISEVQETQINLVNETLNLTIEYPWEVHESVHTVEDFHSEYPMDQKAYLFEDDGSYKDQMHFYQTFPLFEANEVTLQTLTGLSVEDELSSVFENIEPQHWAQKDNLNGKELLGTKEYGILEQCLRSDVGSLDITPEMDLLSMVEMSQIQGNIAYQGVSLGACFQSMSPVVFQEFQILDLDTSQNFEVLFTAQTANEPETCHWMFNRDVNFSTLIVSHELALVDETFKSLPVPVLSDHEKISSLYVVIEETLNDLKPQPLSASDRIYLDWHLLEKDKCNFQTYSSHQKMLEDMSSLSTCFDWDSYDEGKLVYDFAFSDDTVDGLNTEENKEIQELLSDGIPMLAGHLGDGSAKLSDDNFPQPKNGEDIDKRSAERATSFFESMSQFSDFNFFLNPRKASTGENSNCAVTKVDNTATFTEGEQSHSTSAPVGNINDQKSKELLNIFPGEEKNDMRSKEAANEVEARSMPLPNPSMPSAMDTEHTQQNMMSFPGMVIIVNTQNLDKEMIVSRRSTYQKILAKEKEGAQVVERDSDLPVDIIISSAICLVWYDCRNIGKKATALDEASSCLPLCIEDIATNVLTLLSFTFSGSIMVFEGEQSFLSTVMESSDGLYAAAASLGIDLQLFNSYSSELTDEIILSCMGYATKLTRWIYPRMPESETLAESFLTKFPSVNSLTAHAILSSGGLLKEFLEWSYETRICAIQKYQVPDESITLFSALCKYGELEDSKSIMTDCSSSVSSGPDSGRFRKRRKYNGSPDKYEIQMNGLLHLEQLNRFTDGILDPSTISKLPDSCMSKSPKRHDEFRRPRFSQNDLLDQEQGLDMDMMMSPFRVLETYDSQIAKGPQSLNEIKRSCLSSEGKLSGQKHRSNMPIMNKFDLNTMKNSEILHEDLRGEVIDLTESPVLDEEFSSIANSMKFSSLMPELEIDSTRKSKAARKLSFDSSSHRTFPTAAEINSSSTVWHSVKDPRKSSHVGANNNSDTDLEHDVFSLRHRNKPLEESFMQRSGGKSQGLHLHENDISQYGGTPLKNALRLGNSQQNTPWTIEFLNRIKEKSRLRQQSLPRDLSGPSLGYLGNVSKVTKRRSPSIIEFFKYQGGNTPRKLPETKRQKRPLQSSSSSKKEKGSASPLTARTPADKRARKTLSFAMNDSGSQTKLVWSDGSHGLRKKF; translated from the exons ATGGCATTTTCAGATTTCACAGCT AAGGATAATGGCAGAACAGATGAAGAGAAAGATGCAATCAAGTATAACGTACTCCAATTTGAAACACAAGAGCTGGATGTATTCTTG GAAAATGCTTACATTTATGAGAAAGAGGAGATCCAGATTATTTCAGAAGTTCAAGAGACTCAAATTAACCTAGTAAAT GAAACGCTCAATCTTACAATAGAGTATCCTTGGGAAGTTCATGAATCAGTTCATACAGTTGAAGACTTTCATTCAGAGTATCCCATGGATCAAAAGGCTTATTTGTTCGAAGATGATGGTTCTTATAAGGACCAAATGCACTTTTATCAGACTTTCCCTCTATTTGAAGCAAATGAGGTAACTCTGCAAACTTTGACAGGTTTGTCAGTTGAGGATGAACTTTCTTCTGTTTTCGAAAATATTGAGCCCCAACATTGGGCTCAAAAGGATAACCTGAATGGCAAGGAGCTTTTGGGTACCAAGGAATACGGGATATTAGAACAGTGTCTTAGATCTGATGTTGGGTCCCTTGACATTACTCCTGAGATGGACTTATTAAGCATGGTGGAAATGTCACAGATTCAGGGAAACATCGCATATCAAGGAGTGTCCTTAGGTGCCTGTTTTCAATCTATGAGCCCAGTTGTTTTTCAGGAATTTCAGATTCTTGATTTGGACACATCTCAGAATTTTGAAGTCCTATTTACTGCACAAACAGCAAATGAACCAGAAACGTGTCACTGGATGTTTAACAGAGACGTGAACTTCAGTACTTTAATTGTCAGTCATGAGCTAGCCCTGGttgatgaaacattcaaatCATTGCCTGTACCTGTTCTCTCTGATCATGAAAAGATAAGTTCATTATATGTTGTTATTGAGGAAACACTAAATGACTTAAAACCGCAGCCCCTATCTGCTTCAGATAGGATTTACTTGGATTGGCATCTTCTCGAGAAAGATAAATGCAATTTTCAGACTTATTCCTCCCATCAGAAAATGTTGGAGGACATGAGTTCACTCAGCACCTGTTTTGATTGGGATTCCTATGATGAAGGAAAGTTGGTGTATGACTTTGCTTTCTCCGATGATACTGTAGATGGGTTAAACacagaagaaaacaaagaaattcaGGAGTTGCTTTCTGATGGCATTCCCATGCTTGCTGGTCATCTTGGAGATGGTTCAGCCAAACTGTCAGACGACAATTTTCCACAGCCAAAAAACGGAGAGGATATAGATAAAAGAAGTGCTGAGAGGGCTACATCGTTTTTCGAGTCTATGTCCCAATTCAGTgattttaactttttcttgAATCCTCGGAAGGCCTCTACTGGTGAAAATAGCAATTGTGCAGTTACCAAAGTTGATAACACTGCTACATTTACCGAG GGAGAACAGTCTCATTCTACATCTGCTccagttgggaatataaatGATCAGAAGTCAAAGGAACTCTTGAACATTTTTCCTGGTGAGGAAAAGAATGATATGAGATCTAAAGAAGCAGCAAATGAAGTAGAAGCTAGGAGTATGCCCCTACCCAACCCTTCTATGCCATCTGCAATGGACACTGAGCATACTCAACAGAACATGATGTCTTTCCCTGGGATGGTCATTATTGTAAACACTCAAAATCTTGATAAGGAAATGATAGTATCTAGAAGAAGTACCTACCAAAAAATTCTTGCAAAGGAGAAAGAAGGGGCACAAGTTGTAGAACGTGATTCAGATTTACCTGTGGATATTATAATCAGTTCTGCAATTTGTTTAGTGTGGTATGATTGCAGAAACATAGGAAAGAAAGCAACTGCTCTTGATGAAGCTTCTTCATGCTTACCTTTGTGCATTGAAGACATTGCCACAAATGTTTTGACGTTGCTGAGTTTCACTTTCAGTGGCTCCATTATG GTGTTTGAGGGAGAACAGAGCTTCCTTTCCACTGTAATGGAATCCTCAGATGGACTTTATGCTGCCGCAGCAAGCCTGGGAATTGATTTGCAGCTTTTCAACTCGTACTCATCTGAGTTGACTGATGAAATTATATTGAGCTGCATGGGATATGCCACGAAGTTGACTAGGTGGATATATCCTCGAATGCCTGAATCGGAAACTCTGGCAGAATCATTCCTTACCAAGTTTCCTTCGGTAAATTCCTTGACAGCTCATGCAATACTGTCTTCAGGAGGCTTGCTCAAAGAGTTTCTTGAATGGTCCTATGAAACCAGGATCTGTGCAATCCAAAAATATCAAGTTCCTGATGAAAGTATCACACTATTCAGTGCTTTATGCAAATATGGTGAACTGGAAGATTCTAAATCAATTATGACAGACTGCTCCTCTTCAGTGTCTTCAGGTCCAGATTCAGGAAGATTCAGAAAGAGACGAAAATACAATGGTAGCCCTGACAAATATGAGATACAAATGAATGGCTTATTGCACCTGGAGCAGTTAAACCGATTCACTGATGGCATCTTGGATCCTTCTACAATTTCCAAGCTACCTGATTCATGTATGTCAAAAAGCCCCAAAAGACATGATGAGTTCAGAAGGCCTAGGTTCTCTCAGAATGATTTGCTTGATCAAGAACAGGGTTTGGATATGGATATGATGATGAGTCCTTTTAGGGTTCTTGAGACATATGATTCTCAGATCGCCAAAGGGCCTCAGTCATTAAACGAGATAAAAAGGTCTTGTTTATCTTCGGAGGGTAAGCTATCAGGCCAGAAACACCGATCAAACATGCCTATCATGaacaaatttgatttgaatacCATGAAGAACTCTGAGATTCTGCATGAGGACCTAAGAGGGGAAGTTATTGACCTAACAGAGAGTCCTGTATTAGATGAGGaattttcttccattgccaACTCCATGAAATTCTCATCTTTGATGCCTGAGTTGGAAATAGATTCCACAAGGAAGTCTAAAGCTGCGAGAAAATTGTCATTTGATTCAAGCAGTCACCGTACTTTCCCAACAGCTGCTGAAATCAACTCAAGTTCAACTGTTTGGCATTCTGTAAAAGACCCAAGAAAAAGTTCGCACGTTGGAGCCAACAATAACTCAGATACGGATCTTGAACACGATGTTTTCTCATTGAGACATCGTAACAAGCCCTTAGAGGAGAGTTTTATGCAGAGGTCCGGTGGAAAATCCCAAGGGCTACATCTCCACGAGAATGATATATCACAGTATGGAGGAACACCACTCAAAAATGCTCTCCGTTTAGGCAATTCACAACAAAATACTCCCTGGACAATAGAGTTTCTGAACAGAATCAAGGAAAAGAGCAGGTTGCGTCAACAGTCCCTTCCACGTGACTTATCTGGACCAAGTTTGGGTTATTTAGGGAATGTATCGAAAGTTACCAAGAGAAGAAGTCCGTCAATTATTGAGTTTTTCAAGTACCAAGGTGGTAACACTCCGAGAAAATTACCAGAAACAAAGAGGCAGAAGCGACCTTTACAATCATCAAGCTCatccaagaaagaaaaaggttcAGCATCTCCTCTTACCGCACGGACACCTGCTGATAAGAGAGCGAGAAAG ACACTATCTTTTGCAATGAATGATAGCGGAAGCCAAACTAAGCTGGTCTGGAGTGATGGAAGTCATGGTCTGAGGAAAAAGTTCTAG
- the LOC117619044 gene encoding protein SHORTAGE IN CHIASMATA 1-like: MRTRYLNIDYFTVTPIQALETLTFLHLPIPHLAHSHLSTFNGLHFLHFDSVLEFSLQIEQLPIETALSKFFSDVLPQSIDLDAPDFEIAPSSPTSRSFGSGSHGLQFSEKAEVLKREKELENQLTFASGPLEIEIRKV, encoded by the exons ATGCGAACTCGCTACCTCAACATCGACTACTTCACCGTCACTCCAATCCAAGCCCTAGAAACCCTAACCTTCCTTCACCTCCCAATCCCTCACCTCGCTCACTCTCATCTCTCAACCTTCAATGGCCTCCATTTCCTCCACTTCGACTCGGTCCTCGAATTTTCGCTCCAAATCGAACAGTTACCGATCGAAACCGCTCTGTCCAAGTTCTTCTCCGACGTTCTTCCTCAGAGTATCGATCTCGATGCTCCAGACTTTGAGATTGCCCCTTCGTCTCCAACTTCTAGAAGTTTCGGATCCGGAAGCCATGGGCTACAGTTTTCAGAG AAAGCCGAGGTCCTCAAAAGGGAGAAGGAATTAGAGAATCAGCTCACTTTTGCTTCCGGTCCTCTGGAGATTGAAATTCGGAAAGTATGA
- the LOC117619405 gene encoding low-temperature-induced 65 kDa protein-like isoform X1: protein MDSHIVHPHDQEYNRDPQHLGTHQGEDEDHHEKKSVLKKMKEKAKKIKDTLKKPGHGHDHQEGHIPDDHDLDEEEDEEDEDAEKHGATSIKSGVPEQGDILKVPLVKFGDTKAKHDDPVGSNPERTDVKISDPMRDYVQPEPGVMLMHDDVLEPMDYSGSTMGSVLGEHEEISGQPHVNFGRTSEMGGGLHAPQNAPVSSLGEYQSKVTDPSQTSAHGKEGHLGQSRVDTTPVSSLEEYKSKVTDPSQTFAHGKEGHLGQSRVDTTPVSSLEEYKSKVTDPSQTFAHGKEGHLGQSRVDTTPVSSLEEYKSKVTDPSQTFAHGKEGHLGQSRVDTTPVSSLEEYKSKVTDPSQTFAHGKEGHLGQSRVDTTPVSSLEEYKSKVTDPSQTFAHGKEGHLGQSGVDTAPVSSLETFASGNEGHLGQSRVNLERPRGLEEDPYPQAYTPSNYQNKVTDPTNAGGEEVGITPILHSLDKMNIHDGTEQSSYTDKIPSAPSAIADKAISAKNVVGSKLGYGGNNDQHGDIKPQACTASSNAGGGDEQKPHQNLSTGSHDQFSAERPSNQSSTYTEKISSATSAIADKAISAKNVVASKLGYGGNNDDDHHQEVTAKPGGSTSPEPHGKGVSQSKAGLDKGVSVKDYFAEKLKPSEEDRALSEVISEALHKPKAEDSARPLGKVTESEEVTRRLGPDCGIERVEQSSYGKIVSDAVKGAVGSLFGKIDENPSSQQSTGSSTGGTDGFSSSGSGTAEHPGLQGSGN from the exons ATGGATTCTCATATAGTTCATCCTCATGATCAGGAGTACAACAGGGACCCCCAACATCTTGGTACACACCAAG GCGAAGATGAGGATCACCATGAGAAGAAGTCGgttttgaagaagatgaaggagAAGGCAAAGAAGATAAAGGACACGCTCAAAAAGCCTGGCCATGGCCATGATCATCAGGAAGGTCATATCCCTGATGATCATGATCTGGATgaggaggaagatgaagaagacgaagaCGCAGAAAAGCATGGTGCAACAT CAATTAAGAGCGGTGTTCCTGAGCAAGGAGACATTTTGAAGGTGCCTCTGGTCAAATTTGGAGACACCAAAGCCAAGCATGATGATCCTGTAGGGTCAAATCCGGAGAGGACCGACGTCAAAATTAGTGATCCCATGAGGGATTATGTGCAACCAGAACCAGGGGTGATGCTAATGCATGATGATGTTCTTGAGCCAATGGATTACAGTGGCTCGACAATGGGATCTGTTCTTGGTGAGCATGAAGAAATTTCAGGGCAACCCCATGTTAATTTTGGAAGAACATCAGAAATGGGGGGAGGACTTCATGCCCCACAGAATGCCCCTGTTTCTTCTTTGGGAGAGTACCAGTCCAAGGTCACTGACCCAAGCCAAACTTCTGCTCATGGGAAGGAAGGGCATTTAGGTCAATCCAGGGTGGACACCACCCCTGTTTCTTCTTTGGAAGAGTACAAGTCCAAGGTCACTGACCCAAGTCAAACTTTTGCTCATGGGAAGGAAGGGCATTTAGGTCAATCCAGGGTGGACACCACCCCTGTTTCTTCTTTGGAAGAGTACAAGTCCAAGGTCACTGACCCAAGTCAAACTTTTGCTCATGGGAAGGAAGGGCATTTAGGTCAATCCAGGGTGGACACCACCCCTGTTTCTTCTTTGGAAGAGTACAAGTCCAAGGTCACTGACCCAAGTCAAACTTTTGCTCATGGGAAGGAAGGGCATTTAGGTCAATCCAGGGTGGACACCACCCCTGTTTCTTCTTTGGAAGAGTACAAGTCCAAGGTCACTGACCCAAGTCAAACTTTTGCTCATGGGAAGGAAGGGCATTTAGGTCAATCCAGGGTGGACACCACCCCTGTTTCTTCTTTGGAAGAGTACAAGTCCAAGGTCACTGACCCAAGTCAAACTTTTGCTCATGGGAAGGAAGGGCATTTAGGTCAATCCGGGGTGGACACCGCCCCTGTTTCTTCTTTGGAAACTTTTGCTTCTGGGAACGAAGGGCATTTAGGGCAATCCAGGGTCAATTTGGAGCGACCAAGAGGATTGGAAGAGGATCCTTACCCACAGGCTTATACTCCTTCAAATTATCAGAACAAAGTCACTGATCCAACTAATGCAG GTGGTGAAGAAGTAGGAATTACACCAATTCTTCACTCCCTTGATAAGATGAATATCCATGATGGAACTGAGCAGAGCAGCTACACAGACAAAATTCCTTCTGCCCCATCTGCTATTGCTGACAAGGCAATCTCTGCAAAAAATGTTGTTGGTTCCAAGCTGGGATATGGGGGGAACAATGATCAACATGGAGATATTAAGCCTCAGGCTTGTACTGCTTCAAGTAATGCAG gtggtggtgatgaacaAAAACCACACCAAAATCTGAGCACTGGAAGCCATGACCAGTTTTCTGCTGAGAGACCATCAAACCAGAGCAGCACCTATACTGAGAAAATTTCATCTGCCACATCTGCTATAGCCGACAAGGCAATATCTGCTAAGAACGTCGTCGCTTCCAAACTCGGGTATGGAGGGAACAATGATGATGATCATCATCAGGAGGTTACAGCAAAGCCTGGTGGATCAACGTCGCCTGAACCGCATGGCAAAGGAGTTTCACAAAGCAAAGCCGGCCTAGACAAAGGAGTTTCTGTGAAGGACTATTTTGCTGAGAAGTTGAAGCCTAGCGAGGAGGACAGGGCTCTTTCTGAGGTGATATCAGAAGCTCTGCATAAGCCCAAGGCAGAGGACTCTGCTCGGCCTTTGGGGAAGGTGACCGAGTCGGAGGAGGTGACGAGGCGCTTGGGTCCAGATTGTGGAATTGAGAGGGTTGAGCAATCTAGCTATGGGAAGATTGTTTCTGATGCGGTTAAAGGCGCTGTTGGTTCACTGTTTGGgaaaattgatgaaaacccTTCTTCTCAGCAGTCCACTGGTTCTTCAACCG GTGGTACAGATGGTTTCTCTAGTTCCGGAAGTGGGACAGCAGAGCACCCAGGTCTTCAGGGGTCGGGCAACTGA
- the LOC117619405 gene encoding low-temperature-induced 65 kDa protein-like isoform X3: MDSHIVHPHDQEYNRDPQHLGTHQGEDEDHHEKKSVLKKMKEKAKKIKDTLKKPGHGHDHQEGHIPDDHDLDEEEDEEDEDAEKHGATSIKSGVPEQGDILKVPLVKFGDTKAKHDDPVGSNPERTDVKISDPMRDYVQPEPGVMLMHDDVLEPMDYSGSTMGSVLGEHEEISGQPHVNFGRTSEMGGGLHAPQNAPVSSLGEYQSKVTDPSQTSAHGKEGHLGQSRVDTTPVSSLEEYKSKVTDPSQTFAHGKEGHLGQSRVDTTPVSSLEEYKSKVTDPSQTFAHGKEGHLGQSRVDTTPVSSLEEYKSKVTDPSQTFAHGKEGHLGQSRVDTTPVSSLEEYKSKVTDPSQTFAHGKEGHLGQSGVDTAPVSSLETFASGNEGHLGQSRVNLERPRGLEEDPYPQAYTPSNYQNKVTDPTNAGGEEVGITPILHSLDKMNIHDGTEQSSYTDKIPSAPSAIADKAISAKNVVGSKLGYGGNNDQHGDIKPQACTASSNAGGGGDEQKPHQNLSTGSHDQFSAERPSNQSSTYTEKISSATSAIADKAISAKNVVASKLGYGGNNDDDHHQEVTAKPGGSTSPEPHGKGVSQSKAGLDKGVSVKDYFAEKLKPSEEDRALSEVISEALHKPKAEDSARPLGKVTESEEVTRRLGPDCGIERVEQSSYGKIVSDAVKGAVGSLFGKIDENPSSQQSTGSSTGGTDGFSSSGSGTAEHPGLQGSGN; the protein is encoded by the exons ATGGATTCTCATATAGTTCATCCTCATGATCAGGAGTACAACAGGGACCCCCAACATCTTGGTACACACCAAG GCGAAGATGAGGATCACCATGAGAAGAAGTCGgttttgaagaagatgaaggagAAGGCAAAGAAGATAAAGGACACGCTCAAAAAGCCTGGCCATGGCCATGATCATCAGGAAGGTCATATCCCTGATGATCATGATCTGGATgaggaggaagatgaagaagacgaagaCGCAGAAAAGCATGGTGCAACAT CAATTAAGAGCGGTGTTCCTGAGCAAGGAGACATTTTGAAGGTGCCTCTGGTCAAATTTGGAGACACCAAAGCCAAGCATGATGATCCTGTAGGGTCAAATCCGGAGAGGACCGACGTCAAAATTAGTGATCCCATGAGGGATTATGTGCAACCAGAACCAGGGGTGATGCTAATGCATGATGATGTTCTTGAGCCAATGGATTACAGTGGCTCGACAATGGGATCTGTTCTTGGTGAGCATGAAGAAATTTCAGGGCAACCCCATGTTAATTTTGGAAGAACATCAGAAATGGGGGGAGGACTTCATGCCCCACAGAATGCCCCTGTTTCTTCTTTGGGAGAGTACCAGTCCAAGGTCACTGACCCAAGCCAAACTTCTGCTCATGGGAAGGAAGGGCATTTAGGTCAATCCAGGGTGGACACCACCCCTGTTTCTTCTTTGGAAGAGTACAAGTCCAAGGTCACTGACCCAAGTCAAACTTTTGCTCATGGGAAGGAAGGGCATTTAGGTCAATCCAGGGTGGACACCACCCCTGTTTCTTCTTTGGAAGAGTACAAGTCCAAGGTCACTGACCCAAGTCAAACTTTTGCTCATGGGAAGGAAGGGCATTTAGGTCAATCCAGGGTGGACACCACCCCTGTTTCTTCTTTGGAAGAGTACAAGTCCAAGGTCACTGACCCAAGTCAAACTTTTGCTCATGGGAAGGAAGGGCATTTAGGTCAATCCAGGGTGGACACCACCCCTGTTTCTTCTTTGGAAGAGTACAAGTCCAAGGTCACTGACCCAAGTCAAACTTTTGCTCATGGGAAGGAAGGGCATTTAG GTCAATCCGGGGTGGACACCGCCCCTGTTTCTTCTTTGGAAACTTTTGCTTCTGGGAACGAAGGGCATTTAGGGCAATCCAGGGTCAATTTGGAGCGACCAAGAGGATTGGAAGAGGATCCTTACCCACAGGCTTATACTCCTTCAAATTATCAGAACAAAGTCACTGATCCAACTAATGCAG GTGGTGAAGAAGTAGGAATTACACCAATTCTTCACTCCCTTGATAAGATGAATATCCATGATGGAACTGAGCAGAGCAGCTACACAGACAAAATTCCTTCTGCCCCATCTGCTATTGCTGACAAGGCAATCTCTGCAAAAAATGTTGTTGGTTCCAAGCTGGGATATGGGGGGAACAATGATCAACATGGAGATATTAAGCCTCAGGCTTGTACTGCTTCAAGTAATGCAGGT ggtggtggtgatgaacaAAAACCACACCAAAATCTGAGCACTGGAAGCCATGACCAGTTTTCTGCTGAGAGACCATCAAACCAGAGCAGCACCTATACTGAGAAAATTTCATCTGCCACATCTGCTATAGCCGACAAGGCAATATCTGCTAAGAACGTCGTCGCTTCCAAACTCGGGTATGGAGGGAACAATGATGATGATCATCATCAGGAGGTTACAGCAAAGCCTGGTGGATCAACGTCGCCTGAACCGCATGGCAAAGGAGTTTCACAAAGCAAAGCCGGCCTAGACAAAGGAGTTTCTGTGAAGGACTATTTTGCTGAGAAGTTGAAGCCTAGCGAGGAGGACAGGGCTCTTTCTGAGGTGATATCAGAAGCTCTGCATAAGCCCAAGGCAGAGGACTCTGCTCGGCCTTTGGGGAAGGTGACCGAGTCGGAGGAGGTGACGAGGCGCTTGGGTCCAGATTGTGGAATTGAGAGGGTTGAGCAATCTAGCTATGGGAAGATTGTTTCTGATGCGGTTAAAGGCGCTGTTGGTTCACTGTTTGGgaaaattgatgaaaacccTTCTTCTCAGCAGTCCACTGGTTCTTCAACCG GTGGTACAGATGGTTTCTCTAGTTCCGGAAGTGGGACAGCAGAGCACCCAGGTCTTCAGGGGTCGGGCAACTGA
- the LOC117619405 gene encoding low-temperature-induced 65 kDa protein-like isoform X2, with protein MDSHIVHPHDQEYNRDPQHLGTHQGEDEDHHEKKSVLKKMKEKAKKIKDTLKKPGHGHDHQEGHIPDDHDLDEEEDEEDEDAEKHGATSIKSGVPEQGDILKVPLVKFGDTKAKHDDPVGSNPERTDVKISDPMRDYVQPEPGVMLMHDDVLEPMDYSGSTMGSVLGEHEEISGQPHVNFGRTSEMGGGLHAPQNAPVSSLGEYQSKVTDPSQTSAHGKEGHFGKEGHLGQSRVDTTPVSSLEEYKSKVTDPSQTFAHGKEGHLGQSRVDTTPVSSLEEYKSKVTDPSQTFAHGKEGHLGQSRVDTTPVSSLEEYKSKVTDPSQTFAHGKEGHLGQSRVDTTPVSSLEEYKSKVTDPSQTFAHGKEGHLGQSGVDTAPVSSLETFASGNEGHLGQSRVNLERPRGLEEDPYPQAYTPSNYQNKVTDPTNAGGEEVGITPILHSLDKMNIHDGTEQSSYTDKIPSAPSAIADKAISAKNVVGSKLGYGGNNDQHGDIKPQACTASSNAGGGGDEQKPHQNLSTGSHDQFSAERPSNQSSTYTEKISSATSAIADKAISAKNVVASKLGYGGNNDDDHHQEVTAKPGGSTSPEPHGKGVSQSKAGLDKGVSVKDYFAEKLKPSEEDRALSEVISEALHKPKAEDSARPLGKVTESEEVTRRLGPDCGIERVEQSSYGKIVSDAVKGAVGSLFGKIDENPSSQQSTGSSTGGTDGFSSSGSGTAEHPGLQGSGN; from the exons ATGGATTCTCATATAGTTCATCCTCATGATCAGGAGTACAACAGGGACCCCCAACATCTTGGTACACACCAAG GCGAAGATGAGGATCACCATGAGAAGAAGTCGgttttgaagaagatgaaggagAAGGCAAAGAAGATAAAGGACACGCTCAAAAAGCCTGGCCATGGCCATGATCATCAGGAAGGTCATATCCCTGATGATCATGATCTGGATgaggaggaagatgaagaagacgaagaCGCAGAAAAGCATGGTGCAACAT CAATTAAGAGCGGTGTTCCTGAGCAAGGAGACATTTTGAAGGTGCCTCTGGTCAAATTTGGAGACACCAAAGCCAAGCATGATGATCCTGTAGGGTCAAATCCGGAGAGGACCGACGTCAAAATTAGTGATCCCATGAGGGATTATGTGCAACCAGAACCAGGGGTGATGCTAATGCATGATGATGTTCTTGAGCCAATGGATTACAGTGGCTCGACAATGGGATCTGTTCTTGGTGAGCATGAAGAAATTTCAGGGCAACCCCATGTTAATTTTGGAAGAACATCAGAAATGGGGGGAGGACTTCATGCCCCACAGAATGCCCCTGTTTCTTCTTTGGGAGAGTACCAGTCCAAGGTCACTGACCCAAGCCAAACTTCTGCTCATGGGAAGGAAGGGCATTT TGGGAAGGAAGGGCATTTAGGTCAATCCAGGGTGGACACCACCCCTGTTTCTTCTTTGGAAGAGTACAAGTCCAAGGTCACTGACCCAAGTCAAACTTTTGCTCATGGGAAGGAAGGGCATTTAGGTCAATCCAGGGTGGACACCACCCCTGTTTCTTCTTTGGAAGAGTACAAGTCCAAGGTCACTGACCCAAGTCAAACTTTTGCTCATGGGAAGGAAGGGCATTTAGGTCAATCCAGGGTGGACACCACCCCTGTTTCTTCTTTGGAAGAGTACAAGTCCAAGGTCACTGACCCAAGTCAAACTTTTGCTCATGGGAAGGAAGGGCATTTAGGTCAATCCAGGGTGGACACCACCCCTGTTTCTTCTTTGGAAGAGTACAAGTCCAAGGTCACTGACCCAAGTCAAACTTTTGCTCATGGGAAGGAAGGGCATTTAGGTCAATCCGGGGTGGACACCGCCCCTGTTTCTTCTTTGGAAACTTTTGCTTCTGGGAACGAAGGGCATTTAGGGCAATCCAGGGTCAATTTGGAGCGACCAAGAGGATTGGAAGAGGATCCTTACCCACAGGCTTATACTCCTTCAAATTATCAGAACAAAGTCACTGATCCAACTAATGCAG GTGGTGAAGAAGTAGGAATTACACCAATTCTTCACTCCCTTGATAAGATGAATATCCATGATGGAACTGAGCAGAGCAGCTACACAGACAAAATTCCTTCTGCCCCATCTGCTATTGCTGACAAGGCAATCTCTGCAAAAAATGTTGTTGGTTCCAAGCTGGGATATGGGGGGAACAATGATCAACATGGAGATATTAAGCCTCAGGCTTGTACTGCTTCAAGTAATGCAGGT ggtggtggtgatgaacaAAAACCACACCAAAATCTGAGCACTGGAAGCCATGACCAGTTTTCTGCTGAGAGACCATCAAACCAGAGCAGCACCTATACTGAGAAAATTTCATCTGCCACATCTGCTATAGCCGACAAGGCAATATCTGCTAAGAACGTCGTCGCTTCCAAACTCGGGTATGGAGGGAACAATGATGATGATCATCATCAGGAGGTTACAGCAAAGCCTGGTGGATCAACGTCGCCTGAACCGCATGGCAAAGGAGTTTCACAAAGCAAAGCCGGCCTAGACAAAGGAGTTTCTGTGAAGGACTATTTTGCTGAGAAGTTGAAGCCTAGCGAGGAGGACAGGGCTCTTTCTGAGGTGATATCAGAAGCTCTGCATAAGCCCAAGGCAGAGGACTCTGCTCGGCCTTTGGGGAAGGTGACCGAGTCGGAGGAGGTGACGAGGCGCTTGGGTCCAGATTGTGGAATTGAGAGGGTTGAGCAATCTAGCTATGGGAAGATTGTTTCTGATGCGGTTAAAGGCGCTGTTGGTTCACTGTTTGGgaaaattgatgaaaacccTTCTTCTCAGCAGTCCACTGGTTCTTCAACCG GTGGTACAGATGGTTTCTCTAGTTCCGGAAGTGGGACAGCAGAGCACCCAGGTCTTCAGGGGTCGGGCAACTGA